In Oncorhynchus keta strain PuntledgeMale-10-30-2019 chromosome 19, Oket_V2, whole genome shotgun sequence, a single genomic region encodes these proteins:
- the LOC118371171 gene encoding phosphatase and actin regulator 4A-like isoform X2: protein MRASLFINVIGAVVCCALDSVMANRDDEVDLQHSTTGSEGGNSSGETPPSKRKGKFSSFGNMFKPWKWRKKKSSETFLETSIVLERKISVRRPRQELIDRGVLKELPENESNDVNHSKVPGVKNGQTVSMDVERVSESGVRGSRGEPGPGLNPTWLPQGVDPRRGTVPSDDPRSRIRVPSDASRSNRAPLDVDSHARLSAIDLERRSRLPSDVSERKGGSLPRGLAPEDGKHRREGKEDKREERRDGKEERRDGKEERRDGKEERRDGKEDKREERRDGKEERRDGKEERRDGKEERRERRDPCDERERKDQRKERDREGGEWRDDKDKEKRDRRDDRERRDRDYREEDKEKRDAKGEKDDRREGKEKRDEKRDDRERRDDKRIDCERRDARDRRDDGEEKDRRRSPRAGKPETGKTETILRPVEGSRPVVRPHSEMELRPSLHKTSSEDPRSRVRHASETNCGSTLPRYMPSEETKRGETRGRAESTGVRFAPGPTPDPDSAFNSSSSRRAQPPAKQAMLPPKGQPTTTTSMEPGRTSTPPSSSSSSTSSTSSAIAVAKPPRTVSLVISDDPPPSPVPPARFSHVPPSFIPGESATPPPVPPHAKQPPVPPPKPTNRNSNLALLAELSQAGSGVIVFPAPTRCSPPTPPKRMTPVTKSLSDDPSLEAETSFPSSSAPVPVPIPTVSVPPSADQDANRDTLKAVGFQLPTSDPVPRPLSHIPMSTPSSHPHLPLPNSVSVPLSIHQKDPPSPTTEPPNHPPASVPAIPLHILIQRALCSPSPAQANPDGSQRAHSMLFESPPEFLTEAGVRRSLPITIELLRLPEDDDFNMEEELEKLHPRRMLPSQPPRQPELEPRSRRVLMGEPRVSVIPEGRGHGDSSEEDEDEETDSDGPILYRDDDEDEDPPSALASRVTRKDTLALKLERQQEREEQEGGEGQDGVGWQSREQWEALRNKIGTTLNRRLSQRPTAEELEQRNILPARNEADIRAERSEIKRRLTRKLSQRPTIAELQARKILRFHEYVECTTTQDYDRRADKPWTKLTPSDKAAIRKELNEFKSSEMEVHEESRIYTRFHRP, encoded by the exons GAGCTGTTGTCTGCTGTGCTTTGGACTCTGTGATGGCAAATCGGG atGATGAGGTGGACTTGCAGCATAGTACGACAGGGAGCGAGGGGGGGAACTCATCAGGCGAAACCCCTCCCTCCAAACGCAAGGGAAAGTTCTCCAGCTTCGGCAATATGTTCAAGCCCTGGaagtggaggaagaagaagagcagTGAGACGTTTCTGGAAACCTCAATAG TGTTGGAGAGGAAGATCTCAGTAAGGAGACCTCGTCAGGAGCTGATTGACAGGGGAGTGCTGAAAGAACTTCCAGAGAATG AGAGCAACGATGTGAACCACTCCAAAGTTCCGGGGGTGAAGAATGGCCAGACAGTATCCATGGACGTTGAGCGGGTCTCTGAGTCGGGGGTGAGGGGGTCGCGgggggagccaggcccagggCTCAACCCCACTTGGCTGCCCCAGGGAGTGGACCCCCGGCGGGGCACTGTCCCTTCAGACGACCCCCGGAGCAGGATCAGGGTGCCCTCCGATGCCTCTCGCTCCAACCGAGCCCCACTGGACGTTGACTCGCACGCCAGGCTATCGGCCATAGATCTGGAGAGACGGAGCAGACTGCCCTCTGACGTGTCGGAGAGGAAAGGAGGGTCATTACCGAGAGGACTTGCTCCGGAGGACGGGAAGCAccggagagaggggaaagaggacaagcgagaggagaggagagatgggaaagaggagaggagagatggcaaagaggagaggagagatgggaaagaggagaggagagatgggaaagaggacaagcgagaggagaggagagatgggaaagaggagaggagagatgggaaagaggagaggagagatgggaaagaggagaggagagagaggagagatccttgtgatgagagagaaagaaaggatcagaggaaggagagagaccgGGAGGGAGGCGAATGGAGGGATGATAAagacaaggaaaagagagacaggagagatgacAGGGAAAGGAGGGACAGAGATTATcgagaggaggacaaggagaagagaGATGCGAAAGGAGAAAAagatgacaggagagagggaaaagagaaaagagacgagaagagagatgatcgagagaggagggatgacaaGAGAATCGATTGTGAAAGGAGAGATGCTCGTGATCGCAGGGACGATGGGGAGGAGAAGGATAGGAGAAGGAGTCCTAGGGCTGGGAAACCAGAGACTGGGAAAACAGAGACTATCTTGAGACCTGTAGAAGGGAGTCGTCCGGTGGTGAGACCCCACTCTGAGATGGAACTGAGGCCCAGTCTCCATAAGACCTCCTCAGAGGACCCCCGTAGCAGGGTCCGCCATGCCTCCGAGACTAACTGTGGAAGCACCCTGCCCAGGTACATGCCATCTGAGGAGACCAAACGAGGGGAGACCCGCGGAAGAGCAG AGTCCACTGGTGTCCGCTTCGCCCCAGGCCccaccccagaccctgactccGCCTttaactcctcttcctcccggagAGCTCAGCCTCCTGCCAAACAGGCCATGCTCCCTCCCAAGggccaacccaccaccaccacctccatggaGCCTGGCCGGACCTCCAccccaccttcctcctcctcctcctctacttcctccacctcctctgcaaTAGCGGTGGCCAAGCCACCCAGGACTGTTTCCCTGGTCATCAGTGATGACCCTCCTCCCAGCCCCGTCCCCCCTGCGCGGTTCAGCCATGTACCCCCATCCTTCATCCCGGGAGAGTCGGCCACCCCTCCCCCTGTACCCCCCCATGCCAAGCAGCCACCTGTACCCCCACCCAAACCCACCAACCGCAACAGCAACCTCGCTCTGCTTG CGGAGCTCTCTCAGGCTGGCAGTGGTGTCATCGTGTTTCCTGCCCCCACCAGGTGCTCTCCACCCACTCCGCCCAAGAGGATGACCCCCGTCACCAAGAGCCTCTCCGACGACCCGTCCCTTGAGGCAGAGACCTCCTTCCCATCTAGTTCTGCCCCTGTTCCAGTCCCCATACCTACTGTCTCTGTACCCCCCAGCGCTGACCAAGATGCCAATCGGGACACCCTTAAAGCAGTAGGCTTCCAACTACCCACCTCTGACCCTGTACCACGACCTCTGTCCCATATACCCATGTCCACTCCTAGCTCCCACCCCCACCTACCTCTCCCCAACTCTGTCTCCgtccccctctctatccatcaGAAGGATCCTCCCAGCCCCACCACAGAGCCACCCAACCAccccccagcctcagtcccagccaTCCCCCTGCACATCCTGATCCAGCGGGCCCTGTGCTCCCCCAGCCCGGCCCAGGCTAACCCAGACGGATCCCAGAGAGCCCACTCCATGCTGTTTGAGTCCCCTCCAGAGTTCCTCACTGAGGCTGGAGTCCGACGCTCTCTACCCATCACCATAGAACTGCTCAGACT ACCTGAGGATGATGACTtcaacatggaggaggagttgGAGAAGCTACACCCCAGGCGGATGCTGCCCTCCCAGCCCCCCAGGCAGCCTGAGCTGGAGCCCAGGAGCAGAAGGGTTCTGATGGGGGAACCCAGGGTCAGTGTGATCCCAGAGGGCCGGGGGCACGGAGACAGCAGTGAAGAGGATGAAGATGAGGAGACGGACTCTGACGGACCCATCCTCTACAGAGATGACGATGAAGACGAAGATCCACCAA GTGCCTTGGCGAGCCGTGTGACGAGGAAGGACACCCTGGCCCTGAAGCtggagagacagcaggagagggaggagcaggagggaggagaaggacaggacggAGTCGGCTGGCAGAGCAGAGAGCAGTGGGAGGCACTCAGGAACAAGATCGGTACTACACTCAACAG GAGGTTGAGTCAGAGACCCACAGCAGAGGAGTTGGAGCAGAGAAACATCCTTCCAG CCAGGAACGAAGCTGATATCAGGGCAGAGAGGAGCGAGATCAAACGCAGACTAACGAGAAAG CTGTCCCAGAGGCCCACCATAGCAGAGCTTCAGGCCAGGAAGATCCTGCGTTTCCATGAGTACGTAGAGTGTACCACAACTCAAGACTACGACCGCCGTGCAGACAAACCCTGGACCAAGCTCACGCCCTCTGATAAG GCTGCCATCCGCAAGGAACTTAATGAGTTCAAGAGCTCTGAGATGGAGGTTCATGAAGAGAGCAGGATCTATACCAG ATTCCATCGACCTTAG
- the LOC118371171 gene encoding phosphatase and actin regulator 4A-like isoform X5 gives MANRDDEVDLQHSTTGSEGGNSSGETPPSKRKGKFSSFGNMFKPWKWRKKKSSETFLETSIVLERKISVRRPRQELIDRGVLKELPENESNDVNHSKVPGVKNGQTVSMDVERVSESGVRGSRGEPGPGLNPTWLPQGVDPRRGTVPSDDPRSRIRVPSDASRSNRAPLDVDSHARLSAIDLERRSRLPSDVSERKGGSLPRGLAPEDGKHRREGKEDKREERRDGKEERRDGKEERRDGKEERRDGKEDKREERRDGKEERRDGKEERRDGKEERRERRDPCDERERKDQRKERDREGGEWRDDKDKEKRDRRDDRERRDRDYREEDKEKRDAKGEKDDRREGKEKRDEKRDDRERRDDKRIDCERRDARDRRDDGEEKDRRRSPRAGKPETGKTETILRPVEGSRPVVRPHSEMELRPSLHKTSSEDPRSRVRHASETNCGSTLPRYMPSEETKRGETRGRAESTGVRFAPGPTPDPDSAFNSSSSRRAQPPAKQAMLPPKGQPTTTTSMEPGRTSTPPSSSSSSTSSTSSAIAVAKPPRTVSLVISDDPPPSPVPPARFSHVPPSFIPGESATPPPVPPHAKQPPVPPPKPTNRNSNLALLAELSQAGSGVIVFPAPTRCSPPTPPKRMTPVTKSLSDDPSLEAETSFPSSSAPVPVPIPTVSVPPSADQDANRDTLKAVGFQLPTSDPVPRPLSHIPMSTPSSHPHLPLPNSVSVPLSIHQKDPPSPTTEPPNHPPASVPAIPLHILIQRALCSPSPAQANPDGSQRAHSMLFESPPEFLTEAGVRRSLPITIELLRLPEDDDFNMEEELEKLHPRRMLPSQPPRQPELEPRSRRVLMGEPRVSVIPEGRGHGDSSEEDEDEETDSDGPILYRDDDEDEDPPSALASRVTRKDTLALKLERQQEREEQEGGEGQDGVGWQSREQWEALRNKIGTTLNRRLSQRPTAEELEQRNILPARNEADIRAERSEIKRRLTRKLSQRPTIAELQARKILRFHEYVECTTTQDYDRRADKPWTKLTPSDKAAIRKELNEFKSSEMEVHEESRIYTRFHRP, from the exons ATGGCAAATCGGG atGATGAGGTGGACTTGCAGCATAGTACGACAGGGAGCGAGGGGGGGAACTCATCAGGCGAAACCCCTCCCTCCAAACGCAAGGGAAAGTTCTCCAGCTTCGGCAATATGTTCAAGCCCTGGaagtggaggaagaagaagagcagTGAGACGTTTCTGGAAACCTCAATAG TGTTGGAGAGGAAGATCTCAGTAAGGAGACCTCGTCAGGAGCTGATTGACAGGGGAGTGCTGAAAGAACTTCCAGAGAATG AGAGCAACGATGTGAACCACTCCAAAGTTCCGGGGGTGAAGAATGGCCAGACAGTATCCATGGACGTTGAGCGGGTCTCTGAGTCGGGGGTGAGGGGGTCGCGgggggagccaggcccagggCTCAACCCCACTTGGCTGCCCCAGGGAGTGGACCCCCGGCGGGGCACTGTCCCTTCAGACGACCCCCGGAGCAGGATCAGGGTGCCCTCCGATGCCTCTCGCTCCAACCGAGCCCCACTGGACGTTGACTCGCACGCCAGGCTATCGGCCATAGATCTGGAGAGACGGAGCAGACTGCCCTCTGACGTGTCGGAGAGGAAAGGAGGGTCATTACCGAGAGGACTTGCTCCGGAGGACGGGAAGCAccggagagaggggaaagaggacaagcgagaggagaggagagatgggaaagaggagaggagagatggcaaagaggagaggagagatgggaaagaggagaggagagatgggaaagaggacaagcgagaggagaggagagatgggaaagaggagaggagagatgggaaagaggagaggagagatgggaaagaggagaggagagagaggagagatccttgtgatgagagagaaagaaaggatcagaggaaggagagagaccgGGAGGGAGGCGAATGGAGGGATGATAAagacaaggaaaagagagacaggagagatgacAGGGAAAGGAGGGACAGAGATTATcgagaggaggacaaggagaagagaGATGCGAAAGGAGAAAAagatgacaggagagagggaaaagagaaaagagacgagaagagagatgatcgagagaggagggatgacaaGAGAATCGATTGTGAAAGGAGAGATGCTCGTGATCGCAGGGACGATGGGGAGGAGAAGGATAGGAGAAGGAGTCCTAGGGCTGGGAAACCAGAGACTGGGAAAACAGAGACTATCTTGAGACCTGTAGAAGGGAGTCGTCCGGTGGTGAGACCCCACTCTGAGATGGAACTGAGGCCCAGTCTCCATAAGACCTCCTCAGAGGACCCCCGTAGCAGGGTCCGCCATGCCTCCGAGACTAACTGTGGAAGCACCCTGCCCAGGTACATGCCATCTGAGGAGACCAAACGAGGGGAGACCCGCGGAAGAGCAG AGTCCACTGGTGTCCGCTTCGCCCCAGGCCccaccccagaccctgactccGCCTttaactcctcttcctcccggagAGCTCAGCCTCCTGCCAAACAGGCCATGCTCCCTCCCAAGggccaacccaccaccaccacctccatggaGCCTGGCCGGACCTCCAccccaccttcctcctcctcctcctctacttcctccacctcctctgcaaTAGCGGTGGCCAAGCCACCCAGGACTGTTTCCCTGGTCATCAGTGATGACCCTCCTCCCAGCCCCGTCCCCCCTGCGCGGTTCAGCCATGTACCCCCATCCTTCATCCCGGGAGAGTCGGCCACCCCTCCCCCTGTACCCCCCCATGCCAAGCAGCCACCTGTACCCCCACCCAAACCCACCAACCGCAACAGCAACCTCGCTCTGCTTG CGGAGCTCTCTCAGGCTGGCAGTGGTGTCATCGTGTTTCCTGCCCCCACCAGGTGCTCTCCACCCACTCCGCCCAAGAGGATGACCCCCGTCACCAAGAGCCTCTCCGACGACCCGTCCCTTGAGGCAGAGACCTCCTTCCCATCTAGTTCTGCCCCTGTTCCAGTCCCCATACCTACTGTCTCTGTACCCCCCAGCGCTGACCAAGATGCCAATCGGGACACCCTTAAAGCAGTAGGCTTCCAACTACCCACCTCTGACCCTGTACCACGACCTCTGTCCCATATACCCATGTCCACTCCTAGCTCCCACCCCCACCTACCTCTCCCCAACTCTGTCTCCgtccccctctctatccatcaGAAGGATCCTCCCAGCCCCACCACAGAGCCACCCAACCAccccccagcctcagtcccagccaTCCCCCTGCACATCCTGATCCAGCGGGCCCTGTGCTCCCCCAGCCCGGCCCAGGCTAACCCAGACGGATCCCAGAGAGCCCACTCCATGCTGTTTGAGTCCCCTCCAGAGTTCCTCACTGAGGCTGGAGTCCGACGCTCTCTACCCATCACCATAGAACTGCTCAGACT ACCTGAGGATGATGACTtcaacatggaggaggagttgGAGAAGCTACACCCCAGGCGGATGCTGCCCTCCCAGCCCCCCAGGCAGCCTGAGCTGGAGCCCAGGAGCAGAAGGGTTCTGATGGGGGAACCCAGGGTCAGTGTGATCCCAGAGGGCCGGGGGCACGGAGACAGCAGTGAAGAGGATGAAGATGAGGAGACGGACTCTGACGGACCCATCCTCTACAGAGATGACGATGAAGACGAAGATCCACCAA GTGCCTTGGCGAGCCGTGTGACGAGGAAGGACACCCTGGCCCTGAAGCtggagagacagcaggagagggaggagcaggagggaggagaaggacaggacggAGTCGGCTGGCAGAGCAGAGAGCAGTGGGAGGCACTCAGGAACAAGATCGGTACTACACTCAACAG GAGGTTGAGTCAGAGACCCACAGCAGAGGAGTTGGAGCAGAGAAACATCCTTCCAG CCAGGAACGAAGCTGATATCAGGGCAGAGAGGAGCGAGATCAAACGCAGACTAACGAGAAAG CTGTCCCAGAGGCCCACCATAGCAGAGCTTCAGGCCAGGAAGATCCTGCGTTTCCATGAGTACGTAGAGTGTACCACAACTCAAGACTACGACCGCCGTGCAGACAAACCCTGGACCAAGCTCACGCCCTCTGATAAG GCTGCCATCCGCAAGGAACTTAATGAGTTCAAGAGCTCTGAGATGGAGGTTCATGAAGAGAGCAGGATCTATACCAG ATTCCATCGACCTTAG
- the LOC118371171 gene encoding phosphatase and actin regulator 4A-like isoform X4, which produces MLVSRFKGAVVCCALDSVMANRDDEVDLQHSTTGSEGGNSSGETPPSKRKGKFSSFGNMFKPWKWRKKKSSETFLETSIVLERKISVRRPRQELIDRGVLKELPENESNDVNHSKVPGVKNGQTVSMDVERVSESGVRGSRGEPGPGLNPTWLPQGVDPRRGTVPSDDPRSRIRVPSDASRSNRAPLDVDSHARLSAIDLERRSRLPSDVSERKGGSLPRGLAPEDGKHRREGKEDKREERRDGKEERRDGKEERRDGKEERRDGKEDKREERRDGKEERRDGKEERRDGKEERRERRDPCDERERKDQRKERDREGGEWRDDKDKEKRDRRDDRERRDRDYREEDKEKRDAKGEKDDRREGKEKRDEKRDDRERRDDKRIDCERRDARDRRDDGEEKDRRRSPRAGKPETGKTETILRPVEGSRPVVRPHSEMELRPSLHKTSSEDPRSRVRHASETNCGSTLPRYMPSEETKRGETRGRAESTGVRFAPGPTPDPDSAFNSSSSRRAQPPAKQAMLPPKGQPTTTTSMEPGRTSTPPSSSSSSTSSTSSAIAVAKPPRTVSLVISDDPPPSPVPPARFSHVPPSFIPGESATPPPVPPHAKQPPVPPPKPTNRNSNLALLAELSQAGSGVIVFPAPTRCSPPTPPKRMTPVTKSLSDDPSLEAETSFPSSSAPVPVPIPTVSVPPSADQDANRDTLKAVGFQLPTSDPVPRPLSHIPMSTPSSHPHLPLPNSVSVPLSIHQKDPPSPTTEPPNHPPASVPAIPLHILIQRALCSPSPAQANPDGSQRAHSMLFESPPEFLTEAGVRRSLPITIELLRLPEDDDFNMEEELEKLHPRRMLPSQPPRQPELEPRSRRVLMGEPRVSVIPEGRGHGDSSEEDEDEETDSDGPILYRDDDEDEDPPSALASRVTRKDTLALKLERQQEREEQEGGEGQDGVGWQSREQWEALRNKIGTTLNRRLSQRPTAEELEQRNILPARNEADIRAERSEIKRRLTRKLSQRPTIAELQARKILRFHEYVECTTTQDYDRRADKPWTKLTPSDKAAIRKELNEFKSSEMEVHEESRIYTRFHRP; this is translated from the exons ATGCTCGTCAGTCGTTTTAAAG GAGCTGTTGTCTGCTGTGCTTTGGACTCTGTGATGGCAAATCGGG atGATGAGGTGGACTTGCAGCATAGTACGACAGGGAGCGAGGGGGGGAACTCATCAGGCGAAACCCCTCCCTCCAAACGCAAGGGAAAGTTCTCCAGCTTCGGCAATATGTTCAAGCCCTGGaagtggaggaagaagaagagcagTGAGACGTTTCTGGAAACCTCAATAG TGTTGGAGAGGAAGATCTCAGTAAGGAGACCTCGTCAGGAGCTGATTGACAGGGGAGTGCTGAAAGAACTTCCAGAGAATG AGAGCAACGATGTGAACCACTCCAAAGTTCCGGGGGTGAAGAATGGCCAGACAGTATCCATGGACGTTGAGCGGGTCTCTGAGTCGGGGGTGAGGGGGTCGCGgggggagccaggcccagggCTCAACCCCACTTGGCTGCCCCAGGGAGTGGACCCCCGGCGGGGCACTGTCCCTTCAGACGACCCCCGGAGCAGGATCAGGGTGCCCTCCGATGCCTCTCGCTCCAACCGAGCCCCACTGGACGTTGACTCGCACGCCAGGCTATCGGCCATAGATCTGGAGAGACGGAGCAGACTGCCCTCTGACGTGTCGGAGAGGAAAGGAGGGTCATTACCGAGAGGACTTGCTCCGGAGGACGGGAAGCAccggagagaggggaaagaggacaagcgagaggagaggagagatgggaaagaggagaggagagatggcaaagaggagaggagagatgggaaagaggagaggagagatgggaaagaggacaagcgagaggagaggagagatgggaaagaggagaggagagatgggaaagaggagaggagagatgggaaagaggagaggagagagaggagagatccttgtgatgagagagaaagaaaggatcagaggaaggagagagaccgGGAGGGAGGCGAATGGAGGGATGATAAagacaaggaaaagagagacaggagagatgacAGGGAAAGGAGGGACAGAGATTATcgagaggaggacaaggagaagagaGATGCGAAAGGAGAAAAagatgacaggagagagggaaaagagaaaagagacgagaagagagatgatcgagagaggagggatgacaaGAGAATCGATTGTGAAAGGAGAGATGCTCGTGATCGCAGGGACGATGGGGAGGAGAAGGATAGGAGAAGGAGTCCTAGGGCTGGGAAACCAGAGACTGGGAAAACAGAGACTATCTTGAGACCTGTAGAAGGGAGTCGTCCGGTGGTGAGACCCCACTCTGAGATGGAACTGAGGCCCAGTCTCCATAAGACCTCCTCAGAGGACCCCCGTAGCAGGGTCCGCCATGCCTCCGAGACTAACTGTGGAAGCACCCTGCCCAGGTACATGCCATCTGAGGAGACCAAACGAGGGGAGACCCGCGGAAGAGCAG AGTCCACTGGTGTCCGCTTCGCCCCAGGCCccaccccagaccctgactccGCCTttaactcctcttcctcccggagAGCTCAGCCTCCTGCCAAACAGGCCATGCTCCCTCCCAAGggccaacccaccaccaccacctccatggaGCCTGGCCGGACCTCCAccccaccttcctcctcctcctcctctacttcctccacctcctctgcaaTAGCGGTGGCCAAGCCACCCAGGACTGTTTCCCTGGTCATCAGTGATGACCCTCCTCCCAGCCCCGTCCCCCCTGCGCGGTTCAGCCATGTACCCCCATCCTTCATCCCGGGAGAGTCGGCCACCCCTCCCCCTGTACCCCCCCATGCCAAGCAGCCACCTGTACCCCCACCCAAACCCACCAACCGCAACAGCAACCTCGCTCTGCTTG CGGAGCTCTCTCAGGCTGGCAGTGGTGTCATCGTGTTTCCTGCCCCCACCAGGTGCTCTCCACCCACTCCGCCCAAGAGGATGACCCCCGTCACCAAGAGCCTCTCCGACGACCCGTCCCTTGAGGCAGAGACCTCCTTCCCATCTAGTTCTGCCCCTGTTCCAGTCCCCATACCTACTGTCTCTGTACCCCCCAGCGCTGACCAAGATGCCAATCGGGACACCCTTAAAGCAGTAGGCTTCCAACTACCCACCTCTGACCCTGTACCACGACCTCTGTCCCATATACCCATGTCCACTCCTAGCTCCCACCCCCACCTACCTCTCCCCAACTCTGTCTCCgtccccctctctatccatcaGAAGGATCCTCCCAGCCCCACCACAGAGCCACCCAACCAccccccagcctcagtcccagccaTCCCCCTGCACATCCTGATCCAGCGGGCCCTGTGCTCCCCCAGCCCGGCCCAGGCTAACCCAGACGGATCCCAGAGAGCCCACTCCATGCTGTTTGAGTCCCCTCCAGAGTTCCTCACTGAGGCTGGAGTCCGACGCTCTCTACCCATCACCATAGAACTGCTCAGACT ACCTGAGGATGATGACTtcaacatggaggaggagttgGAGAAGCTACACCCCAGGCGGATGCTGCCCTCCCAGCCCCCCAGGCAGCCTGAGCTGGAGCCCAGGAGCAGAAGGGTTCTGATGGGGGAACCCAGGGTCAGTGTGATCCCAGAGGGCCGGGGGCACGGAGACAGCAGTGAAGAGGATGAAGATGAGGAGACGGACTCTGACGGACCCATCCTCTACAGAGATGACGATGAAGACGAAGATCCACCAA GTGCCTTGGCGAGCCGTGTGACGAGGAAGGACACCCTGGCCCTGAAGCtggagagacagcaggagagggaggagcaggagggaggagaaggacaggacggAGTCGGCTGGCAGAGCAGAGAGCAGTGGGAGGCACTCAGGAACAAGATCGGTACTACACTCAACAG GAGGTTGAGTCAGAGACCCACAGCAGAGGAGTTGGAGCAGAGAAACATCCTTCCAG CCAGGAACGAAGCTGATATCAGGGCAGAGAGGAGCGAGATCAAACGCAGACTAACGAGAAAG CTGTCCCAGAGGCCCACCATAGCAGAGCTTCAGGCCAGGAAGATCCTGCGTTTCCATGAGTACGTAGAGTGTACCACAACTCAAGACTACGACCGCCGTGCAGACAAACCCTGGACCAAGCTCACGCCCTCTGATAAG GCTGCCATCCGCAAGGAACTTAATGAGTTCAAGAGCTCTGAGATGGAGGTTCATGAAGAGAGCAGGATCTATACCAG ATTCCATCGACCTTAG